The following coding sequences lie in one Brevibacterium marinum genomic window:
- a CDS encoding HAD family hydrolase encodes MKRLFVVNGLFGFLNCMSSGGVAEHDELTVLVLFSSDPASNAVLERRMRSLAPVSKCVFLTEPGQYIGQLADPQFMSDLCRNPGEVRMFFTHNTWLHNRVFAAYPDARIVLYEEGLASYYPGLIDRYDEQSRVAGIYCHNYLDLYVSPEAAEHPEKFGLLNRDRFRTLLTQASTEPQEQVLTPETVVVVEQYLFKKGRAQSLEDAAEEYAEAVRSIVDKGYEVAYKRHPRESSRLYELVRDRLDAAHRDRVVEFPDSGGLLEEVILHQPPAAIVAISSTSLLTVPHYFNVPSFTIRSRAPYDVAKAVGVERRGLTSNQVALAARVPSIDDLPNVLHLSTAMDIFRARFTRAPRLCDDGALRALGEVDFGPEYVELVRRIADPAVRAVSFDLFDTLVKRPAVNASDVFALLDRRLRDQMPKFVRFSDVRSTAFRRLDAHMKQHGGRPAEYALSQVYDYIGTVLGIDAEVQASLMAEEVELEAELVQLRRAGFALTQVAEAYDKPWAVTTDTYFDEDQLNAVALAKLSASAHHVTTSLQEQKTKAAGDLFAVTAAAFDLPKKAILHIGDRKDHDVDNAERAGLEGAWLPSATHAAQSHPRLAAIWKDVREERASALLRGMVHSEVFDNPYRDFADDSTCGGSPELLGYLAVAPALIGWSSWILQTAAEHGNDALLFLSRDGYLPLEICQRLAEDSQAGVDHAEDTSARDSQAGEARNSRACAVPDMSYVMSSRRAMFDLFNQARGHVGYTEFVHGLSPRSNVRTMLTTRFGASAAEEFGPPIAAAGPGSADAKIGKTADSVKNALSQFSESIVEQCAGNDRAARDYFRHAVGEATHPAIVDVGYSGSAQRGITLALGRNVAGLYFTTMEHNTEHAAINDLEVAEFTTDPVFFRSGGMLEYLITPPGLESCTGFDPVTGNPVFEDSDTPDPIRNAVHAGVRQCIDDFFRIFSGHTGQFVMRPRLASHMLASFMSDPSRTDALSLEGGRHEDTVGSDADDVFDYWKEGRSACEAKAPARSADDREHTQEAEGLAKCEAEKRRSLEQELEDARAEIAELRSQTAATSQTVTTTSQTVTTEAKALASRVGHGLEWRARRVRKNLISRR; translated from the coding sequence ATGAAGCGACTATTCGTGGTCAACGGCCTCTTCGGGTTTCTCAACTGCATGTCCTCTGGCGGTGTCGCCGAACATGACGAGCTCACGGTGCTGGTGCTCTTCAGCTCCGACCCCGCCTCGAACGCCGTTTTGGAACGTCGCATGCGGTCCCTGGCACCAGTGTCCAAATGCGTGTTCCTGACGGAACCGGGTCAGTACATCGGGCAGTTGGCCGACCCGCAGTTCATGTCCGATCTGTGTCGGAATCCGGGCGAAGTGAGGATGTTCTTCACCCACAACACCTGGCTGCACAACCGCGTCTTCGCGGCCTATCCCGATGCCAGAATCGTTCTCTACGAAGAAGGGCTGGCGTCGTACTATCCGGGTCTGATCGACAGATACGACGAACAGTCGAGAGTGGCCGGGATCTACTGCCACAACTATCTCGATCTCTACGTGTCTCCCGAAGCCGCTGAGCATCCGGAGAAGTTCGGACTCCTCAACCGAGACCGCTTCCGCACTCTGCTGACCCAGGCCTCGACCGAACCGCAGGAGCAGGTCCTCACCCCGGAGACCGTCGTCGTCGTCGAGCAGTACCTGTTCAAGAAGGGGCGGGCCCAAAGCCTGGAAGACGCGGCCGAGGAATACGCCGAGGCAGTCCGAAGCATCGTCGACAAGGGGTATGAGGTCGCCTACAAACGACACCCGCGGGAGTCCTCTCGCCTGTACGAACTGGTCAGAGACCGACTGGACGCAGCCCACCGGGACCGGGTCGTCGAGTTCCCCGATTCCGGCGGGCTCCTCGAGGAGGTCATCCTCCACCAACCGCCGGCAGCGATCGTGGCGATCAGCTCGACGAGTCTGCTGACCGTGCCGCACTACTTCAACGTTCCCAGCTTCACGATCCGATCGCGGGCGCCCTATGATGTGGCGAAGGCCGTCGGAGTCGAGCGCCGGGGTCTGACCTCGAACCAAGTGGCATTGGCGGCTCGTGTCCCGAGCATCGACGACCTGCCCAATGTGCTCCACCTCAGCACTGCGATGGACATCTTCCGCGCCCGTTTCACCAGAGCGCCGAGGCTGTGCGACGATGGCGCGCTGCGTGCCCTCGGCGAGGTGGATTTCGGACCGGAGTACGTCGAACTCGTCCGCCGCATCGCCGACCCTGCGGTGCGTGCGGTCTCATTCGACCTCTTCGACACCCTCGTCAAACGACCTGCCGTCAACGCCTCCGACGTCTTCGCACTGTTGGACAGGCGCCTGCGCGATCAGATGCCGAAGTTCGTCCGCTTCTCCGATGTGCGCTCCACCGCGTTCAGGCGCCTCGATGCCCACATGAAGCAGCACGGTGGTCGTCCCGCCGAATACGCGCTCTCACAGGTCTATGACTACATCGGCACGGTGCTCGGAATCGATGCCGAGGTGCAGGCGTCGCTCATGGCAGAGGAGGTGGAGCTGGAGGCCGAGCTCGTGCAGCTGCGGCGAGCCGGGTTCGCCCTGACTCAGGTGGCCGAGGCCTACGACAAACCGTGGGCGGTCACGACGGACACCTACTTCGACGAGGATCAGCTCAATGCTGTCGCTCTGGCGAAACTGTCGGCCTCGGCCCACCATGTGACGACGTCGCTGCAGGAGCAGAAGACGAAGGCCGCCGGTGATCTCTTCGCAGTCACCGCAGCGGCCTTCGACCTGCCGAAGAAGGCGATCCTCCACATCGGAGACCGCAAGGACCATGATGTCGACAATGCCGAACGCGCCGGACTCGAAGGAGCATGGCTGCCCAGTGCAACGCACGCTGCGCAGTCGCACCCGCGTCTGGCCGCGATCTGGAAGGACGTGCGTGAGGAGAGGGCATCGGCTCTGCTTCGCGGAATGGTCCACTCCGAGGTCTTCGACAACCCCTACCGGGACTTCGCCGATGACTCGACGTGCGGCGGCAGCCCCGAACTGCTGGGATATCTTGCTGTCGCACCGGCGCTGATCGGATGGTCATCGTGGATCCTGCAGACCGCGGCCGAACACGGCAACGATGCACTGCTGTTCCTGTCCCGGGACGGTTATCTGCCGCTCGAGATCTGTCAGCGCCTGGCCGAGGACTCACAGGCCGGGGTCGATCATGCCGAGGACACGTCCGCTCGGGACTCACAGGCCGGGGAGGCCCGGAACTCACGGGCCTGTGCCGTACCGGACATGTCATACGTGATGAGCTCACGGCGAGCCATGTTCGACCTGTTCAACCAGGCCAGAGGCCACGTCGGCTACACCGAGTTCGTCCACGGCCTGAGCCCGCGCTCGAACGTCAGAACCATGCTGACGACCAGATTCGGGGCATCGGCGGCCGAGGAATTCGGGCCGCCGATCGCCGCCGCAGGCCCGGGCAGCGCTGATGCCAAGATCGGCAAGACGGCCGACAGCGTGAAGAACGCTCTGTCGCAGTTCTCGGAGTCGATCGTCGAGCAGTGCGCAGGCAACGACCGGGCTGCTCGGGACTACTTCCGGCACGCGGTCGGCGAGGCGACTCACCCGGCCATCGTCGACGTCGGCTATTCGGGATCCGCACAGCGCGGCATCACCCTGGCCTTGGGGCGAAACGTCGCCGGACTCTACTTCACGACGATGGAGCACAACACCGAGCATGCGGCCATCAACGACCTCGAGGTCGCCGAATTCACCACGGACCCCGTGTTCTTCCGCAGTGGGGGAATGCTCGAATACCTCATCACGCCACCTGGACTCGAATCGTGCACCGGCTTCGACCCGGTGACGGGCAATCCCGTGTTCGAAGATTCGGACACCCCGGACCCGATCAGGAACGCCGTCCACGCGGGCGTGAGGCAGTGCATCGACGACTTCTTCCGCATCTTCAGCGGCCACACGGGGCAGTTCGTCATGCGTCCGCGCCTGGCTTCGCACATGCTGGCCTCCTTCATGAGCGACCCCAGCCGAACCGATGCGCTGTCTCTGGAGGGCGGCAGACATGAGGACACCGTGGGAAGTGACGCCGACGATGTGTTCGACTACTGGAAGGAAGGCCGCAGCGCATGTGAGGCGAAGGCTCCCGCACGATCGGCCGACGACCGTGAGCACACGCAGGAGGCGGAGGGCCTGGCGAAGTGCGAGGCCGAGAAACGGCGGAGCCTCGAACAGGAGCTGGAGGACGCCCGGGCCGAGATCGCGGAACTGAGATCGCAGACAGCAGCCACATCGCAGACAGTGACGACCACATCGCAGACAGTGACGACGGAGGCCAAGGCGCTCGCCTCACGCGTCGGCCACGGTCTCGAGTGGAGAGCACGCCGAGTGCGAAAGAACCTCATATCCCGCAGATGA
- a CDS encoding polysialyltransferase family glycosyltransferase: MKQIFLASSFFELVCLSAGIDSGVYDTTAAPALLGTQGVEPSDVSSKDGSSRERILLLSNNAAVLELSRPFSQTPGADRLLARFDRVVDLNASVHPSHPSTWSPAQNDLPMVEAHLRQTWDLGEDDVELVLESPQVNPAIALGRVFASATIRVHADGLMSYGPTRNQIPLANGQRMSTLHYLPLVPELEPRLLAEFGIVPEPLDPEAFRSVVREVGDSTASDLDAGLGDELQGSPWAFAVGQYLAALGLITEEEETALHVEMIRQAAARGFSRVVFKPHPAAPPAQLEPLFTAAEEDGITLSVLELPVLAEVVIDRLRPGLIIGGFSTALATAREVYGVPALTVGADMLLEAISPYQNSNRIPLTIIAEVCDGSERASQSTATQLKALVEAVSYCMAPDISRDLRSGAEDFLERSAETARFSRYFKRKRLASLRLPGGDVEKFAPRSFARRTGTLAVLAARRQGSRLVNRAKSRQRR, from the coding sequence ATGAAGCAGATCTTCCTGGCCTCGTCGTTCTTCGAACTGGTCTGTCTATCGGCCGGAATCGACTCGGGAGTCTATGACACGACCGCAGCGCCCGCGCTGCTGGGCACGCAGGGTGTCGAGCCCTCGGACGTTTCGTCGAAAGACGGTAGTTCCCGTGAACGAATCCTGCTGCTGAGCAACAACGCCGCGGTGCTCGAGCTCTCGCGCCCGTTCTCGCAGACGCCCGGCGCAGATCGGCTGCTCGCCCGCTTCGACCGCGTCGTCGACCTCAATGCCTCTGTCCATCCGTCCCACCCGTCGACGTGGAGTCCGGCGCAGAATGATCTGCCGATGGTCGAAGCCCACCTGAGGCAGACGTGGGATCTCGGCGAGGACGACGTGGAGCTGGTGCTCGAGTCTCCTCAGGTCAATCCGGCGATCGCCCTCGGCCGCGTGTTCGCCTCGGCGACCATCCGCGTCCACGCCGACGGCCTCATGAGCTACGGTCCGACGCGCAATCAGATTCCACTGGCCAACGGTCAGCGGATGTCGACGCTTCACTACCTGCCGCTCGTCCCGGAGCTCGAACCGCGTCTGCTCGCCGAATTCGGCATCGTGCCTGAGCCGCTCGATCCGGAGGCCTTCCGCAGCGTCGTGCGCGAGGTCGGCGATTCCACCGCGTCCGACCTCGACGCGGGCCTCGGTGACGAACTGCAGGGCTCACCGTGGGCCTTCGCCGTCGGTCAGTACCTGGCTGCGCTCGGTCTCATCACCGAGGAAGAGGAGACGGCTCTCCACGTCGAGATGATCCGGCAGGCCGCGGCCCGGGGCTTTTCCCGAGTCGTCTTCAAACCCCACCCCGCCGCACCGCCGGCACAGCTCGAGCCTCTCTTCACCGCTGCGGAGGAGGACGGCATCACCCTGTCCGTCCTCGAACTCCCCGTCCTCGCCGAGGTGGTCATCGACCGGCTGCGCCCGGGCCTGATCATCGGCGGATTCTCGACCGCCTTGGCCACGGCGCGTGAGGTCTACGGCGTCCCCGCGCTCACGGTCGGCGCCGACATGCTCCTCGAAGCGATCAGCCCCTACCAGAACAGCAACCGCATCCCCCTGACCATCATCGCCGAGGTGTGCGACGGTTCCGAACGCGCGTCCCAGTCGACCGCGACACAGCTCAAGGCGCTCGTCGAAGCGGTGAGTTACTGCATGGCCCCCGACATTTCACGTGACCTCAGGAGCGGTGCCGAGGACTTCCTCGAACGTTCGGCCGAAACTGCTCGGTTCAGCCGCTATTTCAAACGCAAGCGCCTGGCCAGTCTGCGGCTTCCCGGAGGCGATGTCGAGAAGTTCGCGCCCCGTTCGTTCGCCCGCAGGACCGGCACGCTCGCCGTGCTCGCCGCACGTCGGCAGGGCAGCAGGCTCGTGAATCGTGCGAAGTCGCGTCAGCGTCGGTGA
- a CDS encoding glycosyltransferase — translation MTEADLSIIIPAKNGASYLPTMFGSLLRQGDIWERSQVIFVNDGSTDDTPRVLDEFAEKFPRFDVITNPEAGGLANARNQGLEAAIGEHVAFLDGDDWLAPDHLPTLLEAAHRLDVDFIRCDHTTVEGAKRSFKRAPMAVRNRALDPRVGILPAHDSTMVDYPYAWAGLFHRRLLEQGILDFPADFMTAEDRSWIWRLHLRAASFAVVDSPGILYRRGLVGSLTQILDERQLDFIRAFSQVFHLIRDEAEPERWWPKAIRNWLAILDHQITRFGSSPASLRMKLRRGAGIVSSQIPSELLIREFSQQKPSRQLNVCSYLGASSSYITEMVK, via the coding sequence GTGACCGAAGCCGACCTCAGCATCATCATCCCCGCGAAGAACGGTGCCTCCTACCTGCCGACGATGTTCGGAAGCCTCCTCCGGCAGGGAGACATCTGGGAGCGCAGCCAAGTGATCTTCGTCAACGACGGTTCCACCGATGACACCCCTCGTGTGCTCGATGAATTCGCGGAGAAGTTCCCGCGTTTCGACGTCATCACCAACCCTGAGGCCGGTGGACTGGCCAACGCCCGCAACCAAGGGCTGGAAGCGGCGATCGGCGAGCACGTCGCCTTCCTCGACGGCGACGACTGGTTGGCCCCGGACCATCTGCCCACGCTGCTGGAGGCCGCACATCGGCTCGACGTCGACTTCATCCGCTGCGACCACACCACTGTTGAGGGCGCCAAGCGCTCCTTCAAACGCGCCCCGATGGCCGTGCGCAATCGGGCGCTGGACCCCAGAGTCGGGATCCTGCCCGCCCACGATTCGACCATGGTCGACTACCCGTATGCATGGGCCGGGCTGTTCCATCGACGCCTTCTCGAACAGGGCATCCTCGACTTCCCCGCCGACTTCATGACAGCCGAAGACCGTTCGTGGATCTGGCGACTCCACCTCCGGGCGGCATCGTTCGCCGTCGTCGACTCCCCCGGCATCCTCTACCGGAGAGGCCTGGTGGGATCGCTGACTCAGATCCTCGACGAACGCCAGCTCGACTTCATCCGGGCCTTCTCACAGGTCTTCCACCTCATCCGCGATGAGGCCGAACCCGAACGGTGGTGGCCGAAGGCGATCCGCAACTGGCTGGCCATCCTCGACCACCAGATCACCCGCTTCGGTTCCTCTCCCGCCTCCCTGCGCATGAAGCTGCGGCGCGGTGCGGGAATCGTATCGTCGCAGATCCCCAGTGAACTGCTGATCCGAGAATTCTCTCAGCAGAAGCCGAGCCGTCAGCTCAACGTGTGCAGCTATCTGGGCGCGTCGAGCTCTTACATCACGGAGATGGTGAAATGA
- a CDS encoding N-acetylneuraminate synthase family protein: MTDQISPVAIGNQLVGPNQPVYMIGEIGINHNGDVEIAKQLMDVAVTAGAQAVKFQKRNPDVAVPDHQKSKMRSTPWGEMTYLDYKWRVEFGKDEYAEIDRYAKEVGLQWFASPWDTDSVDFLENEFDAVTYKVASASLTDFELLRAIAATGKPVLCSSGMSDWATLDAAVEVFDSDKLVLMHATSTYPLPPEEVNLKAITAMRERYGQPVGYSGHELGLEISFAAAALGAVTIERHITLDSSMWGSDQSASMEPREFASLVKGVRVLETAFGDGDKRVMPGEESKIDSLRKVSV, translated from the coding sequence ATGACTGATCAAATCTCCCCCGTGGCCATCGGCAACCAGCTCGTCGGCCCGAATCAGCCCGTGTACATGATCGGCGAAATCGGCATCAACCACAACGGCGACGTCGAGATCGCGAAGCAGCTCATGGATGTCGCCGTCACCGCCGGCGCTCAGGCCGTGAAGTTCCAGAAGCGCAACCCCGACGTGGCTGTGCCCGACCATCAGAAGTCGAAGATGCGCTCCACCCCGTGGGGCGAGATGACCTACCTCGACTACAAGTGGCGCGTCGAATTCGGCAAGGACGAATACGCCGAGATCGACCGCTACGCCAAGGAAGTCGGTCTGCAGTGGTTCGCCTCCCCCTGGGACACTGACTCCGTTGACTTCCTCGAGAACGAGTTCGACGCCGTCACCTACAAGGTCGCCTCGGCCTCGTTGACGGACTTCGAACTCCTTCGCGCCATCGCCGCCACCGGCAAGCCCGTCCTGTGCTCCTCGGGCATGTCCGACTGGGCGACTCTGGATGCGGCAGTCGAGGTCTTCGACAGCGACAAACTGGTCCTCATGCACGCCACCTCGACCTACCCGCTGCCTCCCGAAGAAGTCAATCTCAAGGCGATCACGGCCATGCGCGAACGCTATGGTCAGCCTGTGGGCTATTCCGGCCACGAGCTGGGCCTCGAGATCTCCTTCGCCGCCGCAGCACTGGGCGCCGTGACCATCGAACGCCACATCACCCTCGACTCGTCGATGTGGGGCTCCGACCAGTCCGCCTCGATGGAACCACGCGAGTTCGCCTCGCTCGTCAAGGGCGTCCGCGTCCTCGAAACCGCCTTCGGCGACGGTGACAAGCGCGTCATGCCGGGCGAGGAATCGAAGATCGATTCGCTGCGCAAGGTCAGCGTCTGA
- a CDS encoding cytidylyltransferase domain-containing protein yields MNDQSILTPPAPTDRVSSAPDDAVGSAPATDDGAARPHRAVAIIPARGGSKGIPLKNLQKVAGISLLARAINAAKATPSIDRVVVSTDHEDIAAEAIRSGAEVSHRPANIAGDTASSESALIYTLSHLGEDFDTTVFMQCTSPFIDSASIDNAVTAVRDGDADVVFSAVEDHSFLWRLDDSEAAVAVGHEAGFRPRRQDRAKHYNETGAFYVMRTDGLLEHEHRFFGRITIEEVPPEHAREIDDMSDLSLVRAIASTQETAQLVDVDALVTDFDGVHTDDSAYVDEDGNEQVRIHRGDGMGVSRLVRSGLPVMILSKERNPVVTRRAEKLHADVTQGVDDKARILASWIDEQGLDATRVAYVGNDINDLEAFDVVGWPIAVADAHPKVLAAARVVLDRPGGKGAVREVCDLIPVPDQAIEARPARGLTSVLDSDQHCSDTSATITDQPSIQQQQPLLTNHAERLRTNRKQVS; encoded by the coding sequence GTGAATGACCAATCGATTCTGACTCCCCCAGCGCCCACCGATCGTGTGAGCTCGGCTCCCGACGACGCCGTGGGCTCGGCACCCGCGACCGACGACGGCGCAGCCCGCCCGCACCGGGCAGTGGCCATCATCCCCGCCCGGGGCGGATCCAAGGGAATCCCGCTGAAGAACCTGCAGAAGGTCGCCGGGATCTCGCTCCTGGCGCGCGCGATCAACGCGGCCAAGGCCACCCCGAGCATCGACCGTGTCGTCGTCTCGACCGACCACGAGGACATCGCCGCCGAGGCGATCCGTTCCGGCGCCGAGGTGTCCCACCGACCCGCGAACATCGCCGGTGACACCGCGAGCAGTGAGTCTGCGCTCATCTATACGCTGTCCCACCTCGGCGAGGACTTCGACACCACCGTATTCATGCAGTGCACCTCACCGTTCATCGACTCCGCCTCGATCGACAATGCGGTCACCGCCGTCCGCGACGGAGACGCCGACGTCGTGTTCTCCGCCGTCGAGGACCACTCGTTCCTGTGGCGCCTCGATGACAGTGAGGCAGCCGTGGCCGTCGGCCATGAGGCCGGCTTCCGGCCCCGCCGCCAGGATCGGGCCAAGCACTACAACGAAACCGGCGCCTTCTACGTCATGCGCACCGACGGCCTCCTCGAACACGAGCACCGCTTCTTCGGACGCATCACGATCGAAGAGGTCCCGCCCGAACACGCCCGCGAGATCGACGACATGTCGGACCTGTCGCTGGTCCGCGCGATCGCCTCGACGCAGGAGACCGCGCAGCTCGTCGACGTCGACGCCCTCGTCACGGACTTCGACGGAGTCCACACCGACGACAGCGCCTACGTCGACGAGGACGGCAACGAACAGGTCCGCATCCACCGCGGCGACGGCATGGGCGTCTCACGCCTCGTCAGATCAGGGCTGCCTGTCATGATCCTGTCGAAGGAACGCAATCCGGTCGTCACCCGCAGGGCGGAGAAACTTCACGCCGATGTCACCCAGGGCGTCGACGATAAGGCGAGGATCCTGGCCTCGTGGATCGATGAGCAGGGCCTCGACGCGACTCGAGTCGCCTACGTCGGCAACGACATCAACGACCTGGAGGCCTTCGACGTCGTCGGATGGCCCATCGCAGTCGCGGACGCCCACCCCAAGGTGCTCGCAGCGGCTCGAGTGGTCCTCGACCGGCCCGGCGGCAAGGGAGCAGTTCGCGAAGTCTGCGATCTCATCCCGGTGCCCGACCAGGCGATCGAGGCGAGGCCGGCGCGAGGACTGACATCGGTGCTCGACTCCGACCAGCACTGTTCCGACACATCTGCGACCATCACCGACCAACCGTCCATCCAGCAGCAACAGCCGTTGCTCACGAATCACGCAGAACGTCTGCGTACCAATCGAAAGCAGGTTTCATGA
- a CDS encoding dolichyl-phosphate-mannose--protein mannosyltransferase yields the protein MTQPDDPQAPRRSSVPMDESTGSSPAVDPEVDPPVDPPVDPEVDPAVDPAVNATVESEADPVADPAVASAADPTHRSPAPGTSVATAAAPTARIARERRAHRRETIRTEAAAIRRRSFTVGMWARRAPVWMWPALLIITAIGGVLRLFNLDFPHRLIFDETYYVKDAFSVFKFGYERSWPENADESFNAGDPSVIESTPEYVVHPPLGKWIIGAGVHLFGADDSFGWRFSVAIVGTLTIFLMGFIAWKMFRSAFFACVAAGLLSIDGEHFVHSRTSLLDIVLMAFVLLAFAFIVADREFVTKRLATWAKPPPQEADPPAEAVAASTAQDARPSPQQHRLSSQHHLPSRRDARLSRRKDLTNFGPRLGVRPWLIAAGISLGLAMGVKWSGLYALAAFGILVVVWDVHSRHRAGVVHPWLGMLIRDSIPAFLKTVPVAFLAYLITWTGWIRSNDAWDRQWAAENTGWWQALPDWLQWLPSLAHYHYTAYLFHVGLESEHPYMSNPWGWIVQWRPTSFYYESPEHGSMGCAVDHCSSAITSVGNPVIWGLAPIALLIALVAWIVRRDVRAGAILAGIAATWLPWFAYQERTIFTFYTIVMVPFVVLALTYCLTLLWGRAPTDPKRSAADSSHHAPTPRAPKFTGRATRIPWPLFGRRMAVGLILVAAIMAFAYFWPIYTGEVIPFDAWNDRMWNTTWR from the coding sequence ATGACTCAACCCGACGATCCCCAGGCGCCGAGGCGGTCGAGCGTCCCCATGGATGAGTCGACCGGCTCCTCCCCCGCCGTCGACCCCGAAGTCGACCCACCCGTCGACCCACCCGTCGACCCCGAAGTCGACCCAGCCGTCGACCCGGCCGTCAACGCAACCGTCGAGTCCGAAGCCGACCCAGTTGCCGACCCCGCCGTCGCCTCAGCCGCCGACCCCACCCACAGGTCGCCGGCCCCCGGTACTTCGGTCGCAACGGCTGCGGCCCCCACAGCACGCATCGCTCGCGAGCGCCGTGCCCATCGTCGCGAAACGATCCGTACCGAAGCCGCCGCCATCCGCAGGCGCTCCTTCACCGTCGGCATGTGGGCGAGGCGCGCCCCCGTCTGGATGTGGCCCGCCCTGCTGATCATCACGGCCATCGGCGGTGTCCTCAGACTCTTCAACCTCGATTTCCCCCACCGACTGATCTTCGACGAAACCTATTACGTCAAGGACGCCTTCTCCGTCTTCAAATTCGGCTACGAACGTTCCTGGCCGGAGAACGCCGACGAGTCCTTCAACGCCGGCGACCCGAGCGTCATCGAATCCACCCCCGAATATGTGGTCCATCCGCCTCTGGGCAAATGGATCATCGGTGCCGGCGTCCATCTCTTCGGCGCCGACGACTCCTTCGGCTGGCGATTCTCCGTGGCCATCGTCGGAACACTGACGATCTTCCTCATGGGCTTCATCGCCTGGAAGATGTTCCGCTCGGCGTTCTTCGCCTGCGTCGCGGCGGGACTGCTCTCGATCGACGGTGAGCACTTCGTGCACTCGCGCACGAGTCTGCTCGACATCGTCCTCATGGCCTTCGTCCTCCTCGCCTTCGCCTTCATCGTCGCCGACCGCGAGTTCGTCACGAAACGGCTGGCGACCTGGGCGAAACCCCCTCCTCAAGAGGCCGATCCCCCCGCCGAGGCGGTCGCAGCCTCGACGGCTCAGGACGCTCGTCCGTCACCACAGCAGCACCGACTATCATCACAGCACCACCTTCCGTCACGACGGGACGCTCGTCTATCGCGACGGAAGGATCTGACGAACTTCGGGCCCCGCCTCGGCGTGCGCCCCTGGCTCATCGCCGCTGGCATCAGTCTCGGGCTGGCGATGGGCGTGAAGTGGTCGGGTCTCTATGCCCTCGCCGCGTTCGGGATCCTCGTCGTCGTCTGGGACGTGCATTCGCGTCATCGGGCCGGAGTCGTCCATCCGTGGTTGGGCATGCTCATCCGCGACAGTATTCCGGCGTTCCTCAAGACCGTGCCGGTGGCCTTCCTCGCCTATCTCATCACCTGGACCGGGTGGATCCGCTCCAACGATGCCTGGGACCGGCAGTGGGCGGCCGAGAACACCGGGTGGTGGCAGGCGCTGCCCGACTGGCTGCAGTGGCTGCCGTCTCTGGCGCACTACCATTACACGGCGTATTTGTTCCACGTCGGCCTCGAATCGGAACACCCCTACATGTCGAATCCCTGGGGGTGGATCGTCCAGTGGCGGCCGACGTCGTTCTACTACGAGTCCCCGGAACACGGGAGCATGGGCTGCGCCGTAGACCACTGTTCCTCGGCGATCACTTCGGTCGGCAATCCGGTCATCTGGGGCCTGGCGCCCATCGCCCTCCTCATCGCACTGGTCGCCTGGATCGTCCGCCGCGATGTCCGCGCGGGGGCCATCCTCGCCGGGATCGCCGCGACCTGGTTGCCGTGGTTCGCCTACCAGGAGCGGACCATCTTCACATTCTACACGATCGTCATGGTCCCCTTCGTCGTCCTCGCGCTCACCTACTGCCTCACCCTGCTGTGGGGCCGAGCCCCCACCGACCCGAAGCGCTCAGCGGCCGATTCCTCCCACCACGCCCCCACACCGCGTGCTCCGAAGTTCACCGGCCGCGCCACCCGAATCCCGTGGCCGCTGTTCGGTCGCCGGATGGCCGTGGGCCTCATTCTCGTGGCCGCGATCATGGCCTTCGCCTATTTCTGGCCGATCTACACCGGCGAGGTCATCCCCTTCGACGCCTGGAACGACCGAATGTGGAACACCACCTGGCGCTAG
- a CDS encoding DUF4190 domain-containing protein — translation MKTVKNVSENPNYRPSDPPQVGSQQFNNGYGSPQPQNGYGSGQYPDQNQYPSQGQYADPNQFPQVQPGSANYGQANAYGNGQPDAYGQPGGYSQAGEYGYSQPGASDYGQSGGYSQPGAYDYGQSGAYSYGQPMSYGAPMGMMRPKANSLSVWAMWMGIIGLGGGFVCSILSMIPVIGILFSIVLMFLWVAPILAVIFGHIARGQIDRTGEDGHSQATAGLIMGYVSIGLGLLAVVVIVGVVGLGVFAAGMGY, via the coding sequence ATGAAGACGGTGAAGAACGTGTCCGAGAACCCGAACTATCGCCCAAGCGATCCCCCGCAGGTCGGATCGCAGCAGTTCAACAATGGTTACGGGTCGCCTCAGCCGCAGAACGGCTACGGTTCGGGACAGTACCCAGACCAGAATCAGTATCCGAGCCAGGGCCAGTATGCGGACCCGAACCAGTTTCCGCAGGTCCAGCCCGGTTCTGCGAACTACGGGCAGGCGAATGCATATGGCAACGGCCAGCCCGACGCCTATGGCCAGCCGGGCGGATACAGTCAGGCGGGCGAGTACGGATACAGCCAGCCGGGTGCTTCTGACTATGGACAGTCGGGCGGATACAGCCAGCCCGGGGCCTATGACTATGGACAGTCGGGTGCATACAGCTACGGCCAGCCGATGTCCTATGGGGCGCCGATGGGCATGATGCGGCCGAAGGCGAACTCCCTGTCGGTGTGGGCGATGTGGATGGGCATCATCGGACTCGGCGGCGGCTTCGTCTGCAGCATCCTCTCCATGATTCCCGTCATCGGCATCCTGTTCTCCATTGTGCTGATGTTCTTGTGGGTCGCCCCGATCCTCGCAGTCATCTTCGGCCATATCGCTCGCGGGCAGATCGACCGGACAGGCGAAGACGGCCACAGCCAGGCCACCGCAGGGCTGATCATGGGCTATGTGAGCATCGGACTCGGACTGCTGGCGGTCGTCGTCATCGTCGGTGTTGTCGGCCTCGGGGTCTTCGCCGCCGGAATGGGTTACTGA